The Vibrio sp. NTOU-M3 genomic sequence TATGGTGGATGGCGCAAGTGTGCTACCAATGGCAACCAGCCAAGACCACAAACGTGTCGGCGATAAAGATACAGGCCCTAATACTGGCGGCATGGGTGCTTACTCTCCTGCTCCTGTTGTTACACCTGAAATCCACGAGCGCATCTTAGAAGAAGTGATCTACCCTACGGTACGTGGTATGGATGCCGAAGGCGCACCATACACGGGTTTCCTTTACGCAGGTCTGATGATCGACAAAGAGGGTACGCCGAAAGTTATCGAGTACAACTGCCGCTTTGGTGATCCAGAAACACAACCTATCATGATGCGTATGGAATCAGACCTTGTTGAACTTTGCTTGATGGCGATCGACGAGAAGCTAGATGAAGCAGAATCTAAGTGGGATCCGCGCGCGTCTATCGGCGTTGTCCTAGCGGCTGGCGGTTACCCTGCTGACTACGCGAAAGGCGATGTTATTTCTCTACCAACAGCAGAAGCTGAGGGACAGAAAATTTTCCATGCAGGTACCGCAAACAATGCAGCGGGCGATGTGGTAACTAACGGTGGTCGCGTATTGTGTGCAACAGCATTAGGAAATAGCGTCTCAGAAGCTCAAGAACGCGCTTATGCCCTTGCAAAGCAAGTAAGCTGGAATGGTATGTTCCATCGCAATGACATTGGTTACCGTGCGATTGAGCGCGAACAACAAAGCTAACACTAAGTGTTCTGTACGTATTCAAGAAAAAAGGCGCTATACGCGCCTTTTATTATTCTTCAAGTAGTTGGGGAGGTTCTATGCAATCATGGTCATCGTCAGCCAACATCAACAACTCTTCAACAATGACTTTATTGGTTCGGGTCTTACCCAAGAAAGCAACATAGCTATCTATGCTCGACAATCGATTCACTACAAAGCTTGGCAATGTTTGATTAAACTCGATTTTTTCATAGCTTTGACCACTACAAGTTTCGAAGTTAGCGCCATCCCAATACCCCTGTATCAGCTCAAGCCCTTCTTTATCCTGCTTTTTAGTGACGTTCGCTGTCGCATTCGCTTCTTGAACGTAACGTTGCAACTGCTCTTGATTCAAAGGTAATACTTTCCCATCAACACGGTACTGCTGATAAACCGCTTCACCTTCTTTGTTAAAGCGTACATGAACCCGGTATGGCACCATACCGCGCTTGCCTTTCGCTTGTTCGCCTTCACGAATCAACTCTCGAACACGATTCTCTTCCCAGCGATAATCCGTGTA encodes the following:
- a CDS encoding DUF1481 domain-containing protein, which encodes MKKILLPSLITSFLLGCSSTVPTSNLSQISQYSGGQNMGDAVSFYWFSESLGSPLASADYVASGDYGWYYTDYRWEENRVRELIREGEQAKGKRGMVPYRVHVRFNKEGEAVYQQYRVDGKVLPLNQEQLQRYVQEANATANVTKKQDKEGLELIQGYWDGANFETCSGQSYEKIEFNQTLPSFVVNRLSSIDSYVAFLGKTRTNKVIVEELLMLADDDHDCIEPPQLLEE
- the purD gene encoding phosphoribosylamine--glycine ligase, with the protein product MNVLIIGAGGREHALGWKAAQNPNVETVFVAPGNAGTALEPKLENVNIGVENISELVAFAQEKKIELTIVGPEAPLVIGVVDAFREAGLPIFGPTQAAAQLEGSKAFTKDFLARHNIPTAAYANFTEIEPALAYVREQGAPIVVKADGLAAGKGVIVAMTLKEAEDAIKDMLAGNAFGEAGSRVVIEEFLDGEEASFIVMVDGASVLPMATSQDHKRVGDKDTGPNTGGMGAYSPAPVVTPEIHERILEEVIYPTVRGMDAEGAPYTGFLYAGLMIDKEGTPKVIEYNCRFGDPETQPIMMRMESDLVELCLMAIDEKLDEAESKWDPRASIGVVLAAGGYPADYAKGDVISLPTAEAEGQKIFHAGTANNAAGDVVTNGGRVLCATALGNSVSEAQERAYALAKQVSWNGMFHRNDIGYRAIEREQQS